The genome window GAGGGCAAGATGTTTCTCGAAGCATACGCGAAGATCAACTGGTCGCTGGATATCACCGGTGTGCGTGAGGACGGCTATCATTATATGGATATGCTGATGCAGCCCGTTTCGCTTGCCGATGAGATCACCCTTGAGCCGGCGTCTTCCCTTTCCATATCCACCGGAGGCTGGCCGCCTTCCCGTGCGGATGAGTCCAACCTGGCCTACCGGGCTGCCCTTGCGCTGAAAAACGCTTCCGGTTATCCCGGCGGTGTCAGTATCCATGTGCAGAAACGGATCCCCATCGGCGCCGGAATGGGCGGCGGCAGCGCTGACGCTGCCGGTGTGCTTTACGGGCTGAACCGCTTGTGGAACACCGGTCTCACCAATGAGGAACTGGAAAATCTTGGCCTTACCCTTGGAGCTGATGTTCCTTTCTGCCTGCGCGGAGGCCTGACCAGGACTACCGGTATCGGTGAATCTCTGCAAAGCTGTGATTATCAGTATAACTACTGGCTGATCGTCATCCAGCCCTGTCCGGGGCTCAGTACTGCCCGCGTCTTCAGCCTCTGGAAACAGGATTCCTGTGGTCATCCCGACACCGATAAAGCCCTGCATGCCCTGGAAACAGGCAGCCTGGATCTGTTATGCTCCAGTATCGGCAATGTGCTTCAGCCTGTTTCTGAAACCCTGCGTCCCGAGATCGCGAAATGTTGTTCTGATCTGAAAACCGAGGGGGCACAGACCGCCCTTATGACCGGAAGCGGCAGCGCGGTTTTCGGTGTGTTCCGTTCCGCCCGGGATGCCCGGAAAGCCTTCGAAAAGCTCTCTTCCCGTTATAAAACGGTTTTCCTCTGTCACACCCAGCATGACAGTATACGAATCCTTGAGGAATAATTACGATGAAAAAAACGCTTGGCTGCCTTCGGAAGGCGGATCATGATTTCGGGCTCATTGAGCCTGGTGACAGGATCGCTGTCGGTGTTTCCGGCGGCAAGGATTCCCTGCTTCTGCTCCATGCCATGAGCCTTTACAGGAAGTTTTCCCATAAGGACTTTTCCGTTTCGGCTATCACTGTAACTTTGGGACTGGAACCCTTTGACCTCTCCGGTGTCCGTAGTTTGTGTGACGAGCTGGAGATTCCTTTTATCGTGAAGGAAACAGAGATCGGGAAGATCATTTTTGATTACAGGAAGGAAAAGAATCCCTGCGCGCTCTGCGCCAAAATGCGCAGGGCCGTTCTGGCCAATACCTGTGTGGAAAACGGGTTTACCAAGCTGGCCCTCGGCCATCACCGGGAAGATGCTGTGGAGACCCTCCTGATGTCCCTGTTCTATGAAGGACGTTTCCACACCTTCCACCCGAAAACAACCATGAGCCGGACCGGTATCACCGTCATCCGTCCCCTGGTTTACCTTCCGGAAAGCCATGTAAAACATATGGCAAAAGTACTTGATCTTCCGGTTGTCAAATCCCCCTGTCCTGCTGACGGCAATACCCGCCGGGCGGAGATGAAGGAACTGATGCGCAGGCTCAGGCAGATTTATCCTGACGCGAACGAGCGCTTCCTCCATGCCCTGCAGCAGGATCATTATGACCTCTGGCAGAAGGAGGAAACCCCGCTTTCTGCTGGTGATCCGGGCACGAATTCTTAGCGTTTTTTAATCGGTTTTTTCTTTCTTTTACATTTTTCATGTGATATAATATCTTGTGATATATAAGCAAGGAGTCCGGAAACGTGAGCAAGAAGAACCCTAACAGCAACAAGAAATCCGGCGGGGCCGGATTTATCATTACACTGCTCATTCTCTCTTCACTCAGTGGTTTTTCCTTTGGCGGGATCATCGCCGGCGTTCTGCTCGGCCTCGGCATCGGAAAGATCACCAGCATTATGGGCAGCGGTCTTGACACCACAACCCATAACCGCCGGGATCGTGAACGCCAGATCCGTGAGGATGAAGCCGCCCGCCGCCAGGCAGAGGAAAACAAAAAACGCCTTGCCGCCGAAGCGGAAGCCAGGAAGCGCGCTGAAGAAAGCAAAATCCCTCTCACCGGTGACAAGATCGCCGATCAGGTGATCACCACCGGCATTAACATGCTCGACACCATCCGCAAGGAGAATGCCGCCATTCCCGACCAGGAGCTTTCCGAGCAGATGGACAACCTGGCCCTTCGTTGTGAGCAGATTTTCCGTACCGTGTCCGAAACGCCTTCCAAAGCGCCCCAGGTCCGGAAGTTTATGAACTACTATCTGCCCACAACGCTGAAAATGCTGGCCAACTACCGCACCATGCAGCAGCGCGGTGTCTCCTACGGTGAGATGAAGGAAGCCCGTGAAACAACCGTCCACGGCATGAACCTCATCCTGACCGCCTGTCAGAAACAGATTGACAACCTCCACCGTGACAATATGCTCGATATCTCCACGGATATCGACGTCCTGGAGCAGATGCTCAAACGTGACGGCTTTATGGAAAATGAGATTGTTGAATCCGCCCGTACCGCCGCCGAAGCGCAGATGCGTTATTCTTCCGCTCCCGTGATGAACTTCCCTGTAGAATCAGAGTCTTCCGATATTCCTTCCGCGTCCGGAAATGCCATACAGTCCGAATAACAAGTACTGCCTGATTATTGAAGGAGGAAAAAACCATGTCCGAATCCAATCCCATGCCTCAGCTTTCCCTCGCGCCCAGCGCTCCTGTCCCGGAAGTGACCGAATCTTCTGCCGAAAGCATTCAGCAGACTGTCGCCCCCGAAGAGCAGGCTCCCGGCCTGGATGAAAGCCAGCTGACTGATGCCGAAAAGAAAGCTATTGAAGATTTCATCAGCAAGGTGGATGTTACCAATCCCGATCATGTGCTGCTCTTTGGTGCCGATGCCCAGAAGCGAATCGCCGATTTCTCCCAGACCGCCCTGGATGCCGTCAAGACCCAGGAAACCGGCGCTGTCGGCAATATGCTGGTCAATCTGGTTGCCGAGCTGAAAGGCTTCAAGAGAGATACAGAAGAACCGAAAGGCCTTGGTAAGCTGTTCAGCAAGGCGGAGGACAAAATCACCCGCATGCAGGCCCGGTACAATAAAGTATCCGTCAATGTTGAAAACATCGCTTCCTCCCTGGAAGGCTATCAGGCCCAGCTGCTGAAGGATGTCGCCATGTTCGACCGTCTGTATGACCAGAACAGCGATTATTTCCACCAGCTGACCCTGTATATCATCGCCGGCGATAAAAAGCTCAAGCAGATCCGCGAGAACGAACTCAAGGAATTGATGGACAAGGCCGCGGCCAGCGGAGACGCCATGGACGCTCAGAAGGCCAATGACCTGGCCGCTCAGTGCGACCGTTTCGAAAAGAAACTCTACGATCTGAAGCTTACCCGCCAGGTAGCCATCCAGATGGCACCCCAGATCCGTCTTCTCCAGAACAATGACAGCCTCCTGGTGGAACGGATCCAGTCCACGCTGTCCAACACCCTTCCCCTCTGGAAGAGCCAGATGGTCCTCGCTCTCGGTATGCATCATTCCCAGGAAGCGCTCAAGGCCCAGACCGCTGTTACGGACATGACCAACGAGCTGCTCAAGCAGAACGCCCAGGCGCTGAAGATCGGCACCATCCAGACCGCCAAGGAAGCGGAGCGCGGCATCATCGATATTGAAACCCTGATCCAGACCAACCAGGACCTGATCGACACCATCAATGACGTGATGGAGATCCAGTCCCAGGGCCACGCGAAACGGATCGAGGCAGAAAAGACCCTCTACTCCATGGAAGCCGAGCTCAAGAAAAAGCTCCTTTCCACCAGGATCTGATCCGATTTCATTAACCGGCACGGCATGTTCCTGCATTGCCGTGCCGGTTTTCAATTCATTTACAGGAGGAACTGACCCGGATGCGAGTGATCGGTATCACCGGCAGCATAGCCTGCGGAAAAACCACCGTCAGCCGTGAGCTGATCCGTCAGGGTTTCCCCGTAATAGACGGTGACAAAATCGCCCGTGAACTGACTTCATCCCGCGGTCCTGCCGTGGAATCGATCCGTTCCGCTTTCGGGGACAGCTATATCAATCCCGACGGTTCCATGAACCGCCGCTTAATGGGACAGCTTGTGTTTTCTGATCCCGGCGCGCGTGAACGCCTGGATCAGGTGATGGCCCCTTTTCTTCATCATTCTGTCATGCAGAAAATTGAGGATGTCAGGGCATCCGGTTCTCCGCTGTGTTTTCTTGACATGCCCCTTCTCTATGAAAAAGGATATGACCGTTACTGCGACACGGTATGGTGTGTATGGCTTCCGGAAGAGATGCAGCTACAGCGCCTGATGAAGCGTGACGGCTTCACGCGCGGCGAGGCTCTTTCCCGCATGCGTGCTGTAATGTCTTCAGACCGGAAAGCGGATCTGGCCCAGGTTGTCATTGACAATTCCGGTTCTGTTGAGGATACGCTCAGCCGTGTTTCCGAACTGCTGGAAACAGAAATGAACCGCACCCGCACCACCGCAAGGCGCAGGAGGACTTCCGCGGAAAACATCGCGCCGGTTAATGCCGCCGCGGTTCGCAGGCCTGATCCGGTCCCTTCCCGTCTTTCTGTTCCGGATCTTTCCGGCGGTGTGGAACGTCCGGATTCTTTCAGGCGCAAACCCGCCGAAAGAAAAGCTTCCTGGGTGCTTCCCCGCTGGCTTACAGCCGCGCTGATCGCTTTGGCTGCTGTGCTGTTGGTTTCCTTTACATCCCAGCTGCTGATGAACTCGTATTTGGTCCGCCAGAAGGAAAAACACATTGAGGAACAGCAGGCCATCGACCGGAAATACCCGATCATGTATAAGGATTCGATCCTTGCTTCCGCTTCAGAGTTCAATGTGTCTCCGTCCCTCATCGCGGCAGTGATCATGAACGAAAGCTCCTTCCGTCCGGAGGTTGAATCCGGCGTCGGTGCCCGCGGTCTCATGCAGCTGATGCCCGATACGGCGGAATGGATCGCGCACAAGCTGAAGATTGATCATTATTCTTTTGAATCAATGAAAAAGCCCGAAACGAATATCCGTTTCGGAAGCTGGTACCTGAATTATCTTGGTTCCTTATTCAACAATGACCCGCTCTGCGTCATATGCGCTTATCACGCGGGTCAGGGGGAAATCAACGGCTGGCTTGCCAATCCGCTTTACAGCCAGGATGGCAGAACCCTGGAATATGACAGGCTTCCGGAAGGCCCCACCAAACTATACGCAGGGAGAGTGATAAGAGATTATGGTATATACAAAGCGAAGTATTTCACGGAAACTGATCCTGTGGATCCTGGCAGTGCTGCTTCTGCTGCCCCTTGACGGAATCCGCGCTGAAAGTATAGGTTCCAGTGTCAATATCGGGATCCAGAGCACCAAAACCATAACCATCCGTCCCTTTGAACCGCTGGAAAGGGATATCATCACAATTTACAATGAGGTTTATGAAAGCCTGATCACAATCGATGACAATTATACTCCCCAGGGATACCTGGCCGAAAGCTGGGAGGAAAGCAACAGCGGAAAGTACTGGACCTTTACCCTTAGACCGGACATTCATTTCTCCGACGGTACGCCTGTTACGGCTTATGACGTTGTTGCTTCCGCCAATTATATCCTGGACAAGGCCAATGACGAAAACATCACCGATCACGGTTTCTACAGCAACCTTGCCTATTTTGTGAAAAACATTACCGCCAAGGACGACCGTACTGTTGTGGTGCGTACAAAACGTCCCTATTACGGCATTCTTTATGAAATGACCTTCCCTGTTGTGCCGGAGTCCCAGGTTGCCTCTGACAATCCAATGGGAAGCGGTCCCTATGTCATTACCGATTTCAACCTCGACAGTAAAACGATTTATCTGAACGCCAATGAAAACTGGTGGAAAGGCAAGCCCGCCATCAGGGAGCTGGTTGTCACGCTGTATGAAACCAAGCAGGATGTCATCACGGGATATGAATACGGACAGGATGATATCATTTTTACCCGTGCCACAGCCGGATCCCAGTATAAAACCGGTGCCAAAACCATCAGTACGTCCTATCGCACCAATCAGCTGGAATGCCTGTATATGAACAATGCTTCTTCTGAACTTACGCTGAATGCCCGGAGAGCCATCCGGTACGCGATAGACCGGACGAAGATCATCAACAGCATCTATTCCGGTCTGGCCGTCCAGACCAATTTCCCCTTCTATCCCGGCACCTGGCTGTATAATGACAGCCTTGACTCCCAGTACTCCATGAACCTGGATGAAGCAAGGCGGCTTCTTGCGGAGGACGGTTGGGAGGACTACGACGAGAATCATTTTCTCGACCGTCTGGACAGCGAAGGCAAGCAGCAGAACCTTCACCTGCGCTTCTATGTCTATGAGGAACCTGATAACGATGTAAGGCTTGAAACCGCCAATATGATCGCTGACCAGCTTGCCCTGATCGGTATCGAATGCAAGGTCGAAGCCATGACCATGGCCAACATGAAGGAAAAGCTCCGCGCCGGTTCTTTCGACCTGGCTCTTGTTGCTTTTTCCATGGATGTCTGTCCTGATCCCGGTTTCATGCTGATGCGCGGCAATACCGGTAACTATAATCGTTATAAGAGCAGCCGCATGACGGAGCTTTGCGAGCAGTACCGTTCCCAGACAAGCCAGGAAGGTTTCCGTGAGAAGGCCATGGAGATCCAGGCCCTCTTTACGGAGGACTGTCCCTTCCTGTGCCTGTATTTCAGGTCCGGCAGTGTTATTTCCCGCTATCTGTACACAACCCGCAGGGATATCCATGAATATGAACTACTGCGCGGTATTGAAACCTATACACCGTGATACGTCTGGAAGGAGAATGCAGAAATGGAATGGATCGAACTGATCATTCATACCACAACAGCCGGTTCAGAACCGGTTTCGGATATCCTGATGGAATCCGGCGCTTCCGGAACAATGATTGAGGATAAGGCGGATATACCGGATCCTTCCAAGCCTCACGGCATCTGGGAGATTATTGATCCGAAGCTCCTGGAAACCATGCCGGAGGACGTTCTTGTCCATGCCTGGTTTGAGAACAACGCGCAGCTTCCTTCCCTGGTGGAAAAGATCAGGAACCGGCTGGCGGAACTTTCCTTCGCCAAGGATGAAATGGGGTCCCTTCTCCTGGATACGGTTTCCGTCAATGATGAAGCCTGGAAGGATACCTGGAAGAAGTATTACAAACCCTTCTATGCCGGTAAGCATCTTCTGATCAAACCCACCTGGGAGCCTTTTGATCCCAGGCCCGATGACCTGGTCATTGAAATTGATCCGGGCATGGCCTTCGGCAGCGGAACCCATGAAACCACCGGTATGTGTCTTTCCTTGCTGGAGGAGATTATCAAAGGCGGAGAAGAGATCATCGATGTGGGTACCGGCAGCGGAATCCTTGCCATCGGTGCCGCCCTTCTCGGTGCCGGTCATGTCCTGGCCATCGATATCGATCCGGACGCTGTAAAGGTTGCCGCCGAAAACGTACAGCACAATCACGTAGACCATCTTGTTTCCGTTCAGCAGGGCAACCTGCTGGATCGGGTTTCCGATGTCTGCGATATCTGCGTGGCCAATATCATTTCGGATGTCATCATTTCCTTCGCTGCCCCGCTCATGAGCCATATCCGTCCCGGCGGCCTTTTCCTCTGCAGCGGAATCGTCAGCGTAAGGGCAGATGAAGTCGCTCAGGCCCTGAAGGATGCCGGTTACGAGATCCTTTGCCGGGAAACCAAAGGCGAATGGACTGCTTTCC of Aristaeella lactis contains these proteins:
- a CDS encoding ABC transporter substrate-binding protein; protein product: MVYTKRSISRKLILWILAVLLLLPLDGIRAESIGSSVNIGIQSTKTITIRPFEPLERDIITIYNEVYESLITIDDNYTPQGYLAESWEESNSGKYWTFTLRPDIHFSDGTPVTAYDVVASANYILDKANDENITDHGFYSNLAYFVKNITAKDDRTVVVRTKRPYYGILYEMTFPVVPESQVASDNPMGSGPYVITDFNLDSKTIYLNANENWWKGKPAIRELVVTLYETKQDVITGYEYGQDDIIFTRATAGSQYKTGAKTISTSYRTNQLECLYMNNASSELTLNARRAIRYAIDRTKIINSIYSGLAVQTNFPFYPGTWLYNDSLDSQYSMNLDEARRLLAEDGWEDYDENHFLDRLDSEGKQQNLHLRFYVYEEPDNDVRLETANMIADQLALIGIECKVEAMTMANMKEKLRAGSFDLALVAFSMDVCPDPGFMLMRGNTGNYNRYKSSRMTELCEQYRSQTSQEGFREKAMEIQALFTEDCPFLCLYFRSGSVISRYLYTTRRDIHEYELLRGIETYTP
- a CDS encoding 5-bromo-4-chloroindolyl phosphate hydrolysis family protein, with product MSKKNPNSNKKSGGAGFIITLLILSSLSGFSFGGIIAGVLLGLGIGKITSIMGSGLDTTTHNRRDRERQIREDEAARRQAEENKKRLAAEAEARKRAEESKIPLTGDKIADQVITTGINMLDTIRKENAAIPDQELSEQMDNLALRCEQIFRTVSETPSKAPQVRKFMNYYLPTTLKMLANYRTMQQRGVSYGEMKEARETTVHGMNLILTACQKQIDNLHRDNMLDISTDIDVLEQMLKRDGFMENEIVESARTAAEAQMRYSSAPVMNFPVESESSDIPSASGNAIQSE
- the coaE gene encoding dephospho-CoA kinase (Dephospho-CoA kinase (CoaE) performs the final step in coenzyme A biosynthesis.), which encodes MRVIGITGSIACGKTTVSRELIRQGFPVIDGDKIARELTSSRGPAVESIRSAFGDSYINPDGSMNRRLMGQLVFSDPGARERLDQVMAPFLHHSVMQKIEDVRASGSPLCFLDMPLLYEKGYDRYCDTVWCVWLPEEMQLQRLMKRDGFTRGEALSRMRAVMSSDRKADLAQVVIDNSGSVEDTLSRVSELLETEMNRTRTTARRRRTSAENIAPVNAAAVRRPDPVPSRLSVPDLSGGVERPDSFRRKPAERKASWVLPRWLTAALIALAAVLLVSFTSQLLMNSYLVRQKEKHIEEQQAIDRKYPIMYKDSILASASEFNVSPSLIAAVIMNESSFRPEVESGVGARGLMQLMPDTAEWIAHKLKIDHYSFESMKKPETNIRFGSWYLNYLGSLFNNDPLCVICAYHAGQGEINGWLANPLYSQDGRTLEYDRLPEGPTKLYAGRVIRDYGIYKAKYFTETDPVDPGSAASAAP
- a CDS encoding tRNA 2-thiocytidine biosynthesis TtcA family protein, producing MKKTLGCLRKADHDFGLIEPGDRIAVGVSGGKDSLLLLHAMSLYRKFSHKDFSVSAITVTLGLEPFDLSGVRSLCDELEIPFIVKETEIGKIIFDYRKEKNPCALCAKMRRAVLANTCVENGFTKLALGHHREDAVETLLMSLFYEGRFHTFHPKTTMSRTGITVIRPLVYLPESHVKHMAKVLDLPVVKSPCPADGNTRRAEMKELMRRLRQIYPDANERFLHALQQDHYDLWQKEETPLSAGDPGTNS
- a CDS encoding toxic anion resistance protein, which gives rise to MSESNPMPQLSLAPSAPVPEVTESSAESIQQTVAPEEQAPGLDESQLTDAEKKAIEDFISKVDVTNPDHVLLFGADAQKRIADFSQTALDAVKTQETGAVGNMLVNLVAELKGFKRDTEEPKGLGKLFSKAEDKITRMQARYNKVSVNVENIASSLEGYQAQLLKDVAMFDRLYDQNSDYFHQLTLYIIAGDKKLKQIRENELKELMDKAAASGDAMDAQKANDLAAQCDRFEKKLYDLKLTRQVAIQMAPQIRLLQNNDSLLVERIQSTLSNTLPLWKSQMVLALGMHHSQEALKAQTAVTDMTNELLKQNAQALKIGTIQTAKEAERGIIDIETLIQTNQDLIDTINDVMEIQSQGHAKRIEAEKTLYSMEAELKKKLLSTRI
- the prmA gene encoding 50S ribosomal protein L11 methyltransferase; this translates as MEWIELIIHTTTAGSEPVSDILMESGASGTMIEDKADIPDPSKPHGIWEIIDPKLLETMPEDVLVHAWFENNAQLPSLVEKIRNRLAELSFAKDEMGSLLLDTVSVNDEAWKDTWKKYYKPFYAGKHLLIKPTWEPFDPRPDDLVIEIDPGMAFGSGTHETTGMCLSLLEEIIKGGEEIIDVGTGSGILAIGAALLGAGHVLAIDIDPDAVKVAAENVQHNHVDHLVSVQQGNLLDRVSDVCDICVANIISDVIISFAAPLMSHIRPGGLFLCSGIVSVRADEVAQALKDAGYEILCRETKGEWTAFLSRRN
- the ispE gene encoding 4-(cytidine 5'-diphospho)-2-C-methyl-D-erythritol kinase; the protein is MFLEAYAKINWSLDITGVREDGYHYMDMLMQPVSLADEITLEPASSLSISTGGWPPSRADESNLAYRAALALKNASGYPGGVSIHVQKRIPIGAGMGGGSADAAGVLYGLNRLWNTGLTNEELENLGLTLGADVPFCLRGGLTRTTGIGESLQSCDYQYNYWLIVIQPCPGLSTARVFSLWKQDSCGHPDTDKALHALETGSLDLLCSSIGNVLQPVSETLRPEIAKCCSDLKTEGAQTALMTGSGSAVFGVFRSARDARKAFEKLSSRYKTVFLCHTQHDSIRILEE